Proteins from a genomic interval of Pseudonocardia sp. C8:
- a CDS encoding Lsr2 family protein, whose translation MAQVQTVRLVDDLTGDQAEETILFGIDGTQYEIDLSSGNASALRDALAPFVMAARSTSTRPGSGHRARRASRASDPGTTSTAIRQRSQAVRAWARQNGYAVSERGRISAEIVAAYDAANKPTAAQRGTAVQFSG comes from the coding sequence GTGGCACAGGTTCAGACCGTTCGTCTCGTCGACGACCTCACCGGCGACCAGGCCGAGGAGACGATTCTGTTCGGGATCGATGGCACGCAGTACGAAATCGACCTGTCGTCTGGCAACGCGAGCGCACTGCGCGACGCGCTGGCGCCCTTCGTGATGGCTGCCCGCAGCACCTCCACCCGCCCTGGCTCGGGCCACCGAGCTCGCCGGGCATCCCGCGCCAGCGACCCGGGCACGACGAGTACGGCGATCCGCCAGCGCAGCCAGGCCGTCCGGGCGTGGGCCCGCCAGAACGGCTACGCCGTCTCCGAGCGCGGGCGCATCTCGGCCGAGATCGTTGCCGCCTACGACGCCGCGAACAAGCCCACCGCAGCACAGCGGGGCACCGCAGTGCAGTTCAGCGGCTGA
- the istB gene encoding IS21-like element helper ATPase IstB: MTAATQPTGVPGSAGDPLAEAVELTKRLKLPHIRRHLLELVPTARAQRWDHAELVRVLLAEEAAGRDATNLRTRRARAGFPAGKTLQDWDAAASTIPRPTQDALTSLEWVGRRENLCVCGPSGTGKSHFCEALGQAAVEAGMTVAWFTIEDLGAFVRRHRADDSITRALARLIRTDLIIIDDIGLLPVSPDAAEGFYRLVDAAYERRSLAVSSNLHPSGFDEIMPKTLATATVDRLLHHAHIVVTQGDSYRLAQATSGKGVSPLT, translated from the coding sequence ATGACCGCCGCGACGCAGCCGACGGGAGTCCCTGGCTCGGCCGGTGATCCCCTGGCCGAGGCGGTCGAGCTCACCAAGCGGCTCAAGCTCCCGCACATCCGCCGTCACCTGCTCGAGCTCGTCCCGACCGCGCGGGCGCAGCGGTGGGACCACGCCGAGCTGGTCCGGGTCCTGCTCGCCGAGGAGGCGGCCGGCCGCGACGCGACGAATCTACGCACCCGCCGCGCCCGGGCCGGGTTCCCCGCGGGGAAGACTCTGCAGGACTGGGACGCCGCCGCCTCGACCATCCCGCGCCCGACCCAAGACGCACTCACCAGCTTGGAGTGGGTCGGACGACGGGAGAACCTCTGCGTCTGCGGCCCCTCAGGCACCGGGAAGAGCCACTTCTGCGAGGCCCTCGGCCAGGCCGCGGTCGAGGCCGGGATGACCGTCGCCTGGTTCACCATCGAGGACCTCGGCGCGTTCGTCCGCCGCCACCGCGCCGACGACTCGATCACCCGCGCGCTGGCCCGGCTGATCCGCACCGACCTGATCATCATCGACGACATCGGGCTGCTCCCGGTCAGCCCTGACGCCGCGGAAGGGTTCTACCGGCTCGTCGACGCCGCCTACGAACGCCGCTCCCTGGCCGTCTCCAGCAACCTGCACCCCTCGGGGTTCGACGAGATCATGCCCAAGACCCTCGCCACCGCGACCGTCGACCGGCTGCTGCACCACGCCCACATCGTCGTCACCCAAGGCGACAGCTACCGCCTCGCCCAGGCCACCTCCGGCAAGGGGGTGAGCCCCTTGACCTGA
- the istA gene encoding IS21 family transposase — protein sequence MKRSEEIVEILEAYDLTGSYRAAAELAGCDHHTVARYVALRAAGEPVVAREHRARPIDAYLAKIEELVARSNGRVRADVVHERITAMGFTGGGRTTRRAVAEAKARLRAGRRRVLRPWVPEPGLWLQWDWAEGPRIRGRRTNLWCAWLAWSRFRVVLAVWDRTLPTIVACLDTTLRRVGGVPTYALTDNERTVSVDHVAGVAVRNPEIVHVARHYGMTIRTCVPADPQSKGGSEATVRISKADLVPTEVNLAAEYRLFGQLEAACRDWCEKVNTRPHRETRRPPAEMLAEERLRLHPLPSQPFTVAFGTTRRVNWDATVSVEGVRYSVPHELVDTRVWVRFHGDDLIVTAVRDGSDGTAGAVEVARHGRSTPGSPVIDDAHYPPRSAAANSHGERIPRATSAAEAAFLALGPGAAAWLVEAAAAGARGVRRKMTEAVALAKLHPPGQVDQALGTAAIAGRFAENDLMRILAHQAGETVAKPATQASETHSLQPGTAAWSGFGVHPDPEPEPEPAAGQEPTGESA from the coding sequence GTGAAGCGGAGCGAGGAGATCGTGGAGATTCTGGAGGCCTACGACCTCACGGGCAGTTACCGTGCGGCGGCCGAGCTGGCCGGGTGTGACCACCACACCGTGGCCCGATACGTGGCGCTGCGGGCGGCCGGGGAGCCGGTGGTGGCGCGCGAGCATCGGGCCCGACCGATCGACGCCTATCTGGCCAAGATCGAGGAGCTGGTGGCCCGCTCGAACGGGCGGGTCCGCGCGGATGTGGTGCATGAGCGGATCACCGCGATGGGCTTCACCGGCGGGGGACGCACCACCCGCCGCGCGGTGGCGGAGGCGAAGGCCCGGCTGCGGGCCGGGCGGCGGCGGGTGCTGCGCCCGTGGGTGCCCGAGCCGGGCCTGTGGTTGCAGTGGGACTGGGCCGAGGGCCCGCGGATCCGCGGGCGGCGGACGAACCTGTGGTGCGCCTGGCTGGCCTGGTCGCGGTTCCGGGTGGTGCTCGCGGTCTGGGACCGCACCCTGCCCACGATCGTGGCCTGCCTGGACACCACTCTGCGCCGCGTCGGCGGGGTCCCGACCTACGCGTTGACCGACAACGAGCGCACCGTCTCGGTCGACCACGTCGCCGGAGTCGCGGTGCGGAACCCGGAGATCGTGCACGTCGCCCGCCACTACGGGATGACCATCCGCACCTGTGTGCCGGCCGACCCGCAGTCCAAGGGCGGCAGCGAGGCCACGGTGCGGATCTCCAAGGCCGACCTGGTCCCCACCGAGGTCAACCTCGCCGCGGAGTATCGCCTGTTCGGCCAGCTCGAGGCCGCCTGCCGAGACTGGTGCGAGAAGGTCAATACCCGCCCGCACCGCGAGACGAGGCGGCCACCGGCCGAGATGCTCGCGGAGGAACGGCTGCGGCTGCATCCGCTGCCCTCGCAGCCGTTCACGGTCGCGTTCGGCACCACCCGGCGGGTCAACTGGGATGCCACGGTCTCGGTTGAGGGGGTCCGCTACTCGGTGCCGCACGAGCTGGTCGACACCCGGGTCTGGGTCCGCTTCCACGGCGACGACCTCATCGTCACCGCAGTCCGCGACGGCAGCGACGGCACTGCGGGGGCGGTCGAGGTCGCCCGGCACGGACGTTCGACCCCGGGCAGCCCGGTCATCGACGACGCCCACTACCCGCCGCGCAGCGCCGCCGCGAACTCCCACGGCGAACGCATCCCGCGTGCGACCAGCGCGGCGGAGGCGGCGTTCCTCGCTCTCGGTCCGGGCGCGGCGGCCTGGCTGGTCGAGGCCGCCGCCGCGGGGGCCCGCGGGGTCCGCCGGAAGATGACCGAGGCGGTCGCGCTGGCCAAGCTGCACCCACCCGGCCAGGTCGACCAAGCGCTGGGGACCGCGGCGATCGCGGGACGGTTCGCCGAGAACGACCTGATGCGCATCCTCGCCCACCAAGCAGGCGAGACCGTCGCCAAGCCCGCCACGCAGGCCAGCGAGACCCACAGCCTGCAACCCGGGACCGCGGCCTGGTCCGGCTTCGGCGTCCACCCCGACCCGGAGCCAGAACCGGAGCCCGCCGCTGGGCAGGAACCGACAGGAGAGTCCGCATGA
- a CDS encoding MAB_1171c family putative transporter has translation MSEKPDVFVLVLNLLTVTSALCKICFFRLTLHGVAGARNPRLHREYLGAATVAAIAVVAWLLVPTEAQGGDLTSPSYAHNDAAFTFVIVLIGYYAIVAARVINWTRQLIASWIRHRRSAPAIPHEAPTRRPAPAQIAFYIGIVIIGVGEVVRFVSDIFKLTSEVLARFVPEYVPALTALKPLITTGVRFGHTSFYIGALLPLVVGAITALGIAVRQARNSRRVTPLWEAITAEFPDLAYRGTRGVGGRFYRRELEIRDGLVLLERYFDPAVAEYARQQNGGNDADEAVVAVALIRGALRAKRAGNPVDDPHPIPISRAETRSRDVAWLLRVADAFAVAEKAEGNFVTAGTS, from the coding sequence ATGTCAGAGAAGCCCGACGTGTTCGTGCTTGTGCTCAACCTGCTGACCGTCACGTCCGCCCTGTGTAAGATTTGCTTCTTCCGGCTGACGCTTCACGGAGTAGCGGGCGCGCGGAATCCGCGTTTGCATCGCGAGTACCTCGGTGCGGCGACTGTCGCCGCCATCGCTGTCGTAGCCTGGTTGCTTGTTCCTACCGAGGCGCAGGGCGGTGACCTGACGAGTCCCAGCTATGCGCACAATGACGCTGCATTCACCTTCGTCATCGTGCTCATCGGCTACTATGCGATCGTCGCGGCGCGGGTTATCAACTGGACTCGCCAGCTGATTGCGTCCTGGATTCGGCACCGACGCTCCGCGCCAGCAATTCCGCACGAAGCCCCTACTCGGCGGCCGGCGCCTGCGCAGATCGCGTTCTACATCGGAATAGTCATCATCGGTGTCGGCGAGGTAGTGCGGTTCGTCTCGGACATATTCAAGCTCACGAGCGAGGTTCTTGCCCGCTTCGTTCCAGAGTATGTACCGGCCCTCACAGCTCTGAAGCCGCTCATCACGACCGGCGTGCGCTTCGGGCACACGTCGTTCTACATCGGCGCTCTCCTGCCGCTCGTCGTGGGAGCGATCACCGCACTCGGCATCGCTGTTCGGCAGGCGCGAAACTCCCGGCGAGTCACCCCCTTGTGGGAGGCAATCACTGCAGAGTTTCCTGACCTGGCCTACCGTGGAACCCGTGGGGTTGGCGGTCGCTTTTATCGGCGTGAACTGGAAATCCGCGACGGCCTTGTTCTCCTGGAGCGCTACTTTGACCCTGCGGTGGCCGAGTACGCGAGACAGCAGAACGGCGGCAACGACGCCGACGAGGCAGTCGTGGCTGTTGCGTTGATTCGAGGCGCGCTACGCGCCAAGCGTGCCGGCAATCCGGTAGACGATCCGCATCCCATCCCCATTAGTCGAGCCGAGACCCGCTCTCGTGACGTCGCTTGGTTGCTGCGGGTCGCAGATGCGTTCGCGGTCGCTGAAAAAGCTGAAGGCAACTTCGTGACAGCGGGAACGTCATAA